The following proteins come from a genomic window of Chryseobacterium glaciei:
- a CDS encoding NADP-dependent oxidoreductase has product MKAFIINKYTKGGLQLADVPVPKVSENEVLVEIHAAGVNLLDSKIKTGEFKLILPYKLPLILGHDVAGIIIQVGENVTKFKVGDEVYSRPADYHIGTFAEYISINENDVALKPKTLTMEEAASIPLVALTAWQALIESANLKKGQKVFIQAGSGGVGTFAIQLAKHLGATVATTSSTKSFDFLKSLGADVLIDYKTQDFETILKDYDVVLNSQDTKTLEKSINILKPEGQAISISGPPTPEFANEIGLPWYLKTILSILSFSIRRKAKKHNVDFYFLFMKANGSQLEKITKLIEANIIKPVVDKVFTLEQTNTALQYVESGRAKGKVVIKVK; this is encoded by the coding sequence ATGAAAGCATTTATCATAAATAAATATACAAAGGGAGGCCTGCAGCTTGCAGATGTTCCAGTTCCAAAAGTTAGCGAAAATGAAGTCTTGGTGGAAATTCACGCTGCTGGTGTAAATCTTCTGGATTCGAAAATTAAAACAGGAGAGTTTAAATTAATATTGCCCTATAAATTGCCTTTAATTCTTGGGCACGATGTGGCGGGTATCATAATACAAGTAGGGGAAAATGTGACGAAATTTAAAGTTGGTGACGAGGTGTATTCACGACCAGCAGATTACCACATTGGAACCTTTGCCGAATATATTTCTATTAATGAAAATGACGTAGCACTGAAACCTAAAACCCTTACTATGGAGGAAGCCGCCTCTATTCCATTGGTAGCACTCACTGCCTGGCAGGCTTTGATTGAAAGTGCTAATCTGAAAAAAGGACAGAAAGTATTTATACAGGCAGGTTCTGGTGGTGTCGGAACTTTTGCCATCCAATTGGCAAAACATCTGGGAGCAACTGTTGCCACCACTTCAAGTACAAAAAGTTTTGACTTCTTAAAAAGTCTGGGCGCAGATGTGCTGATTGATTATAAAACGCAGGATTTCGAAACTATCCTTAAAGATTATGATGTTGTACTTAATAGCCAAGATACCAAAACATTAGAAAAATCAATCAACATATTAAAACCAGAAGGTCAAGCCATTTCTATTTCAGGTCCGCCAACACCGGAATTTGCTAATGAGATAGGGCTACCTTGGTACTTGAAGACCATATTATCAATTCTTAGTTTTAGCATCAGAAGAAAAGCAAAAAAACACAACGTTGATTTCTATTTTCTTTTTATGAAAGCCAATGGAAGCCAGCTTGAGAAGATTACCAAGCTGATTGAGGCTAATATCATTAAACCTGTAGTTGATAAGGTATTTACTCTTGAACAGACAAATACTGCTCTACAGTATGTAGAAAGTGGGCGTGCAAAAGGTAAAGTAGTTATAAAAGTGAAATAA
- a CDS encoding SDR family oxidoreductase translates to MNLKGKTILITGGASGIGLEAAKQFSALGAKVIITGRNQAKLDAVKKSFPFITAVQSDAGNEADAKALFNTVKELGGIDILYNNAAVLVPPSNLGIANDNHIKGAAYEMEVNYIGVIRLNNLFLDMLKSRNEAAIINTTSILSQAPSLIEATYSSSKTALAFYTISLREHLKIIGSSVKIFELIPPLVATEMTAGRNDKKISAEEMVKGMIKGLSKNQYTLKVGDAKLFSLINRFLPKTAFNLLNPKKDHQLLKN, encoded by the coding sequence ATGAACTTAAAAGGAAAAACAATCCTGATCACAGGTGGTGCATCAGGTATTGGGCTAGAAGCAGCCAAACAATTTTCAGCGCTTGGTGCAAAAGTGATTATTACCGGAAGAAATCAGGCTAAATTAGATGCAGTTAAAAAATCATTCCCATTCATTACTGCTGTACAAAGTGATGCAGGAAATGAAGCAGATGCAAAAGCTCTTTTTAATACAGTAAAAGAATTGGGCGGTATTGACATCTTGTACAATAATGCTGCTGTTCTCGTGCCCCCATCAAATTTAGGTATTGCAAACGATAACCATATTAAAGGCGCAGCATACGAAATGGAAGTTAATTATATAGGTGTAATCAGGCTGAATAATCTTTTTCTGGATATGCTTAAATCAAGAAATGAAGCTGCAATAATTAACACCACCTCAATATTGAGCCAAGCTCCCTCTCTAATTGAAGCGACTTATTCTTCATCTAAAACAGCACTGGCTTTTTATACGATATCCCTTCGTGAACATTTAAAAATTATTGGGAGTAGTGTAAAAATATTTGAACTCATCCCACCTCTTGTTGCAACAGAAATGACTGCAGGAAGAAATGATAAAAAAATTTCAGCAGAAGAAATGGTAAAAGGCATGATCAAAGGTTTATCAAAAAATCAGTACACTTTAAAAGTAGGTGATGCAAAATTATTCAGCTTAATAAATCGGTTTTTACCTAAAACTGCCTTTAATTTACTTAATCCGAAAAAAGATCATCAACTTTTAAAAAATTAA
- a CDS encoding TetR/AcrR family transcriptional regulator, which yields MLTKAEKTKQFILETAAPLYNMKGISGVNIDDVLAETKLTKGCLYGHFENKDDLTAQVVDLMLKKVSDRMSLAVLNAKTTRAKIFAFLDFYKDPINTYVSGGCPIFNTAVEVDDNYPLIKQKVAAIFRLGQEGLTTILKEGIDNGEYSSELEPAVFAFKLVAATEGGIVMCRTMNTMKPMQSLIKNLKAELDRYAQ from the coding sequence ATGTTGACGAAAGCAGAAAAAACCAAACAATTTATCCTGGAAACAGCAGCCCCTCTTTACAATATGAAAGGTATTTCCGGTGTGAATATAGATGACGTGCTGGCGGAAACTAAACTGACAAAAGGCTGTCTTTACGGTCATTTTGAAAATAAAGACGATCTTACTGCGCAAGTGGTTGATCTGATGCTAAAAAAAGTTTCTGACAGAATGTCTCTCGCTGTGTTAAATGCGAAAACGACCAGAGCTAAAATTTTTGCATTCCTTGACTTCTACAAAGACCCGATTAACACTTATGTTTCGGGAGGGTGCCCGATATTCAATACGGCTGTTGAAGTTGATGATAATTATCCATTGATAAAACAAAAAGTGGCAGCTATATTTCGATTGGGACAAGAAGGACTGACTACCATTTTGAAAGAAGGTATTGATAATGGAGAGTACTCTTCTGAACTCGAACCTGCTGTTTTTGCCTTTAAGCTTGTTGCGGCTACAGAAGGAGGTATTGTAATGTGCCGGACTATGAATACCATGAAGCCCATGCAATCGCTAATTAAAAATTTAAAAGCAGAATTAGATCGCTATGCGCAGTGA
- a CDS encoding DDE-type integrase/transposase/recombinase, which translates to MPIRQIRETSLLSNFQNNIKVKGYKNPVLTKLATSVSDIIYIRTGQGWLYLTTVIDLFDRKVIGWSLSETMKAQNTSIAALKMARLHRHLQDHDSLIFHSDRGIQYACTEFMSIIGKNITLSMRGIAKHIKNTLN; encoded by the coding sequence ATGCCTATAAGACAGATCCGAGAAACGAGTTTACTTTCAAACTTTCAGAATAATATTAAAGTTAAAGGGTATAAGAATCCTGTCCTAACAAAGTTAGCAACATCAGTTTCTGATATTATCTATATCCGCACAGGCCAGGGTTGGTTATACCTCACGACAGTCATTGATTTGTTTGACAGAAAAGTTATCGGCTGGTCATTGAGTGAGACGATGAAGGCTCAGAATACCAGTATTGCTGCCTTGAAAATGGCACGGCTTCACCGTCATTTACAGGATCATGATAGTTTAATTTTCCATTCTGACAGAGGAATACAGTATGCGTGTACAGAATTCATGTCAATAATCGGAAAAAACATTACCCTAAGTATGAGAGGAATTGCGAAGCACATCAAGAATACCTTAAATTAA
- a CDS encoding metallophosphoesterase produces the protein MKKNISILLLLLSAVIFGQEKFQEPKLDNQKSWSIILIPDTQNYVKWNRNQPILDLMVRWIEDNISPLNIKMVCQVGDLVEHNNILNQGYDGDQSADDQWKSIQSILGRLNGKVPYVAATGNHDFSINGEGRRFSRYNEFFPSNFNSLNQKYLAQNFFNDAGAPSMENSVLELKGLNGQDYLFLSLEFAPRDKTLEWAKKVLDMPQYKNHKSILITHAFLNEKDKRTEKANSWFMYEPFLVNNVPQKSKTIVLPESNNGEQIWQKLIQPSQNLELVLSGHISGEGFRVDSNNYGKNVNQMLFDMQSEGGGHRDGNGGDGWLRIIEFYPDNKTVKVKTYSPLFGISPVTQKNAYKTDPRNEFTFKLSE, from the coding sequence ATGAAGAAGAATATATCAATCTTGCTATTACTGCTGTCTGCAGTGATTTTTGGGCAGGAAAAATTTCAGGAGCCAAAATTAGACAATCAAAAATCATGGAGCATCATTCTGATCCCGGACACACAAAACTATGTGAAATGGAACAGAAATCAGCCGATTTTAGATCTGATGGTAAGATGGATTGAAGACAACATTTCTCCACTTAACATTAAAATGGTCTGTCAGGTTGGGGATTTGGTGGAACATAATAATATTCTTAATCAAGGATATGACGGAGATCAAAGTGCAGATGATCAATGGAAATCTATACAATCAATCTTAGGAAGGCTCAATGGAAAAGTACCGTATGTAGCTGCAACAGGAAATCATGACTTTAGTATTAATGGTGAAGGCAGAAGATTTTCTCGCTATAATGAGTTTTTTCCTTCCAATTTTAACAGTTTAAATCAGAAATATTTAGCACAGAACTTTTTTAATGATGCCGGTGCTCCAAGCATGGAAAATTCTGTTTTGGAACTTAAAGGATTAAATGGTCAAGACTATTTATTTCTTAGCCTTGAATTTGCGCCGAGAGATAAAACGTTAGAATGGGCTAAAAAAGTGTTGGATATGCCTCAATACAAAAATCATAAATCGATTTTAATAACCCATGCTTTTCTGAATGAGAAAGACAAGAGAACGGAAAAAGCTAATTCGTGGTTTATGTATGAGCCTTTCTTAGTAAACAATGTGCCTCAAAAATCCAAAACCATCGTGCTTCCGGAATCTAATAACGGAGAACAGATATGGCAAAAGCTGATACAGCCTTCTCAAAACCTTGAGCTTGTGTTAAGTGGTCATATCTCTGGTGAAGGTTTCCGCGTAGATTCTAATAATTATGGGAAAAACGTGAATCAGATGCTTTTTGATATGCAGAGTGAAGGCGGCGGTCATCGTGATGGCAACGGAGGTGACGGCTGGCTAAGAATTATTGAGTTCTATCCAGATAATAAAACCGTAAAAGTGAAAACGTACTCCCCTCTTTTCGGTATTTCTCCGGTTACTCAAAAAAATGCCTATAAGACAGATCCGAGAAACGAGTTTACTTTCAAACTTTCAGAATAA
- a CDS encoding RagB/SusD family nutrient uptake outer membrane protein: protein MKNFLKIFLLATVTSCSSSDMDLEPLNGPTSGTFPASYDEGKMGLFAAYRNLSTLDAASTPIWHVMDNITDIGYARPGTNYTSPITSSITTTNALTIKPWEVHYQTIARCHAVLDKLDGISGLTESQKAELGSELRFIRAYAYSQLIELYGDVPLIKAAVTLDNANVPRTPVTEIQKFIIDELGAVAPQLPISQSQYGNVRASRIAALMLKARIELYTKQYTAAAATSKQALDLSAGVYSLTPFNASVNYAGKDHTVGEPDPSNIFGHTGFSSSKEWIWVAEYNINVPGYLHNQQYYAASRLGKGVCYWGPTQNLIDSYEMTDGLSILESPLYDQTNPFKNRDPRLDMYAVRPHSRYLGYQFEPNTSFVKVNNYWSVGAPTQVANADATNAYRSFSGYLWRKVVDIADFNSTSVSGNSDLNVGIFRLPELLLIYAEAKIESNQLDNSVYDAINQIRTRAKMPVLSTGMSQAQLRKALRYERKVELANDGLRWYDIRRWGIANNVMNGYLYLNRNANNWSKSAITGFDESANPIYNHSQASGYFSTQEVVYRLNKDEYWPIPQSEMDANPNLKQNPGY, encoded by the coding sequence ATGAAAAACTTTTTAAAAATATTTTTATTGGCTACGGTCACTTCGTGCTCAAGCTCAGATATGGATTTAGAACCACTTAACGGGCCAACATCCGGAACTTTCCCCGCCTCTTATGACGAAGGAAAAATGGGTCTTTTTGCAGCTTACAGAAACTTAAGTACTTTGGATGCAGCCAGTACTCCTATTTGGCACGTGATGGATAATATTACGGATATCGGATATGCAAGACCGGGAACCAATTATACATCCCCTATCACGAGTTCTATTACTACAACCAATGCATTAACCATAAAACCGTGGGAAGTTCATTATCAAACCATTGCAAGATGCCACGCAGTACTTGATAAACTGGATGGAATTTCAGGACTTACCGAATCACAAAAGGCAGAACTTGGTTCAGAATTGAGATTTATCCGTGCTTACGCCTATTCTCAATTGATCGAGCTTTATGGGGATGTTCCATTAATAAAAGCAGCCGTTACGCTTGACAATGCGAATGTTCCAAGAACACCTGTTACAGAAATTCAGAAATTTATTATTGATGAACTTGGAGCTGTTGCACCTCAACTTCCGATCTCACAATCGCAGTACGGAAATGTGCGTGCATCTCGTATAGCGGCTTTGATGTTAAAAGCTAGAATTGAACTTTATACGAAACAATACACCGCAGCCGCAGCTACTTCAAAGCAAGCTTTAGATTTATCAGCAGGTGTTTATAGTTTAACACCATTTAATGCTTCTGTAAATTATGCAGGTAAAGATCATACTGTAGGAGAACCGGATCCTAGTAATATATTTGGACATACTGGTTTTTCAAGTAGCAAAGAATGGATTTGGGTTGCCGAATACAATATTAATGTACCTGGATATCTTCATAATCAGCAATATTACGCAGCATCTCGTTTGGGTAAAGGAGTTTGCTACTGGGGACCTACTCAAAATCTTATCGATTCTTATGAAATGACAGATGGTTTATCCATACTGGAATCCCCGTTGTACGATCAAACAAATCCGTTTAAAAACAGAGATCCGCGTCTTGATATGTATGCCGTGCGACCACACTCAAGATATCTTGGATATCAATTTGAGCCGAATACATCTTTCGTAAAAGTAAACAATTACTGGTCAGTTGGAGCACCGACACAAGTTGCTAATGCCGACGCTACCAATGCGTATCGTTCTTTCAGTGGTTATCTATGGAGAAAAGTGGTTGACATTGCTGACTTTAATTCTACTTCAGTAAGTGGAAATTCAGATTTAAATGTCGGAATTTTCAGATTACCGGAATTACTATTGATTTATGCAGAAGCAAAAATTGAGTCGAATCAGTTGGATAATTCTGTTTATGATGCGATTAACCAGATTAGAACACGTGCAAAAATGCCGGTTTTAAGTACAGGAATGTCACAAGCTCAATTGAGAAAAGCCCTTCGATATGAAAGAAAAGTAGAATTGGCAAATGACGGATTAAGATGGTACGACATAAGACGTTGGGGCATCGCAAATAATGTGATGAACGGATATTTATACTTAAACCGCAACGCAAACAATTGGTCAAAATCAGCAATAACCGGCTTTGATGAAAGTGCAAATCCTATCTATAATCACTCACAGGCTTCAGGATATTTTTCTACGCAGGAAGTGGTTTACAGACTAAACAAAGATGAATATTGGCCGATCCCGCAATCGGAAATGGATGCGAACCCTAATTTAAAACAAAATCCCGGATATTAA
- a CDS encoding SusC/RagA family TonB-linked outer membrane protein, with protein MKKTAISIALLAAMGLPVLNYAQTQASTPVTNNQRQVSLVKILKKLEKSTNTKFFYSASDFKNIWVDESKINYSSLKQSLDYLKKSVPLDYQIQNNTVTLRKLISTNSLDKNEIKPQNDTINQQEKKIEEVVVVGYGTQKKSIITGSVSVVKGSTAEGQPVLSAGNALQGLAAGVTVTTQTGAPGGDAGNIRIRGINSFGGSDSNPLIIIDGVAGNINDVDVNMIESISILKDAASAAIYGSRAAGGVILVTTKRAKGNKLTAQYRVYTGWQRATAIPKVTDGLTYMKVFNDASMNDNGTKIYSDEAINAFSEAYKKDPSNYDWQKAILQGSGFLQDHYFSLSAKSGIISVSPSFGYSKQEGIIKNTDFTRFTFRNNMDITPNDQWNIRLDMSFVNKDRKQIADEGTVWNYLGRMPTNIPIYYGNNYSDGWVKINPVGFIENGGNRKQNNLEFIGNVNISYKPTDWLTLKGLFAPRYLTTNIHLFRKSVPTYYEDGTEAGSANTFTELTESARRQFYGTYQFQADAKKEFGKHSFELLAGASRETYNEKILSGYRRDFLYDNYEVLDAGADNETKDNGGAEYEWLLVSAFGRFNYNYAQKYLFEANVRYDGTSRFIGKNRWAVFPSFSAGWVVSRENFFEGLKGTISQLKLRGSWGKLGNQNISSSYYPFSEPLTLGSTSMNGVVYQTIQQLIMSNPDLKWEETTMSGVGVDLSLWKKLDLTFDVYNKKTDGILLRLNTSQLTGLQAPIQNAATVSNKGWEIGAQYNEKWGDFKMNIGFNLSDVKNEILDMKGQSSGTILRQQVGSSVNSIYGFIADGLYQNQAEIAAGPTQFGTLKPGDIRYKDIAGAFDANGNPIGDGKITDADRTIIGSTVPRYTYGFNMDFSYKGFRLSALIQGVGKVDGYLDSHYVIPAVNSSAVKPWQLDYWTPENPNAQFPRVSLTSTNNTQNSTMWMRSAAYMRLKNLQIGYELPKSFIDNTFLQSVYVYMNGQNLLTFTKFYEGYDPEINYNAGSSDGVALGGGNYYPQVKTYSFGIDVKF; from the coding sequence TTAGATTATCAAATTCAGAACAACACAGTAACCCTTAGAAAATTAATTTCTACTAATTCTTTGGATAAAAATGAAATAAAACCTCAAAATGATACTATAAACCAACAGGAGAAAAAAATAGAAGAAGTTGTAGTTGTTGGGTATGGAACACAAAAGAAATCCATTATCACAGGATCTGTATCTGTTGTGAAAGGTTCAACAGCAGAAGGACAACCGGTACTTTCAGCCGGAAATGCTTTACAAGGTCTTGCAGCCGGTGTTACGGTGACGACACAAACAGGTGCGCCTGGAGGTGATGCCGGAAACATCAGAATCAGAGGGATCAACAGTTTTGGAGGTTCAGATAGCAATCCTCTTATTATCATTGACGGTGTTGCAGGAAATATCAATGATGTCGATGTCAATATGATTGAGTCTATCTCTATTCTAAAAGATGCTGCTTCTGCTGCAATTTATGGTTCCAGAGCAGCTGGTGGAGTTATTCTTGTAACGACAAAACGTGCCAAAGGAAATAAACTTACCGCTCAATACCGAGTGTACACAGGATGGCAAAGAGCTACAGCAATACCAAAAGTTACCGACGGTCTTACCTACATGAAGGTATTTAATGATGCCAGCATGAATGACAATGGGACAAAGATCTACAGTGATGAAGCCATCAATGCTTTTTCGGAAGCATACAAGAAAGACCCAAGCAATTATGACTGGCAAAAAGCGATCCTTCAGGGAAGCGGATTCTTGCAGGATCATTATTTTTCGTTATCAGCAAAATCAGGAATCATAAGTGTATCGCCGTCATTTGGGTATTCAAAACAGGAAGGTATTATTAAAAACACGGACTTTACGAGGTTTACTTTCCGTAATAATATGGATATTACACCGAATGACCAATGGAATATCAGACTGGATATGTCATTCGTAAACAAAGACAGAAAACAGATTGCTGATGAAGGTACCGTCTGGAATTATCTTGGCAGAATGCCCACCAATATTCCAATTTATTATGGTAATAACTATTCTGACGGATGGGTGAAAATTAATCCCGTTGGTTTTATTGAAAATGGTGGAAATCGTAAACAAAATAACTTAGAGTTTATAGGAAACGTTAATATTTCTTACAAACCTACAGATTGGCTGACATTAAAAGGTCTTTTTGCCCCACGCTATCTCACGACCAATATCCATCTTTTCAGAAAAAGTGTACCCACCTATTACGAAGATGGAACCGAAGCAGGTTCTGCCAACACTTTCACAGAACTTACAGAATCTGCGAGACGTCAGTTTTACGGAACTTATCAGTTTCAGGCAGACGCAAAAAAAGAATTTGGGAAGCACAGTTTTGAGCTTCTTGCAGGAGCTTCAAGAGAAACTTATAATGAAAAAATATTATCCGGATACAGAAGAGATTTTTTATATGATAATTATGAAGTATTGGATGCTGGTGCAGATAATGAGACGAAAGATAATGGAGGAGCAGAATACGAATGGCTGTTAGTTTCTGCTTTCGGGAGATTCAATTATAATTACGCTCAAAAATATTTATTTGAAGCTAATGTAAGATACGATGGAACTTCAAGATTTATCGGTAAAAACCGTTGGGCAGTTTTTCCATCATTTTCTGCCGGTTGGGTGGTTTCAAGAGAAAACTTTTTCGAAGGTTTAAAAGGAACAATCAGCCAGTTAAAACTGAGAGGTTCTTGGGGAAAATTAGGTAATCAGAATATCAGTTCTTCTTATTATCCGTTTTCAGAACCATTAACATTGGGAAGTACTTCTATGAACGGAGTGGTATATCAAACAATCCAGCAATTAATCATGTCTAATCCTGATTTGAAATGGGAAGAAACCACTATGTCTGGTGTTGGGGTTGATTTATCCTTATGGAAAAAATTAGACCTTACTTTTGATGTTTACAATAAAAAAACTGATGGAATTCTTTTAAGATTAAATACCTCTCAGCTTACAGGTTTACAGGCACCCATTCAAAACGCTGCAACGGTAAGCAACAAAGGTTGGGAAATAGGCGCTCAGTACAATGAAAAATGGGGAGATTTTAAAATGAATATCGGTTTTAATCTTTCTGACGTCAAAAATGAAATTCTTGATATGAAAGGTCAGTCTTCGGGAACAATTCTTCGTCAGCAGGTGGGCTCTTCAGTGAATTCTATTTATGGATTTATCGCTGATGGATTATATCAAAATCAAGCGGAAATCGCTGCCGGACCGACACAATTTGGAACTTTAAAGCCTGGAGATATCAGATACAAAGATATTGCCGGAGCTTTTGATGCCAATGGTAATCCAATCGGGGACGGAAAAATTACAGATGCCGACAGAACCATTATCGGAAGTACAGTTCCTAGATATACGTATGGATTTAATATGGATTTTTCTTATAAAGGCTTCAGATTATCAGCATTAATACAGGGTGTTGGAAAAGTTGACGGATATTTGGATTCACATTATGTAATTCCTGCCGTAAACTCAAGTGCCGTGAAACCTTGGCAGCTCGATTATTGGACACCAGAAAATCCTAATGCTCAATTTCCACGTGTTTCTCTTACCTCTACAAACAATACGCAAAACTCTACCATGTGGATGAGAAGTGCAGCTTATATGCGTCTTAAGAATCTACAGATCGGATATGAATTACCTAAATCTTTTATAGACAACACATTCCTGCAGAGTGTTTATGTCTATATGAACGGACAAAACCTCTTGACTTTCACAAAATTCTACGAAGGATATGATCCGGAAATCAACTACAATGCAGGAAGTTCTGACGGTGTTGCTCTGGGAGGTGGAAACTATTATCCACAAGTAAAAACATACTCATTCGGTATTGATGTTAAATTTTAA